A single window of Nicotiana sylvestris chromosome 5, ASM39365v2, whole genome shotgun sequence DNA harbors:
- the LOC138869531 gene encoding uncharacterized protein, which yields MPQPGGMQVQGQMVPYHQRQQGYPQQNQQQLTYQSPPQQQDNNMVEIRGMLQQLIGTNGKMQEKLAVHDLAIKNIETQLGQLSMALNNRPQGTLPADTNINPKEPNMNQLMAVSLQNGRDLDKEQEVAQASKETMPATPIPLEVDEPSNLTEVVVEQGQDEKGKAKGDTGTIPSDTGKTKEGRSIQEIHGDAASNSVEYSFDGCLKGDARLCEDDERPNVMEVWFSEPIHSDSDADLQRSSDQTDGSKDVKPRARPTSMLLQLADRTVKRPTRILDDVLVQVGKFVFPADFVILYCQVDEEIPIILGRPFLATGRALVDCETGELK from the exons ATGCCTCAGCCTGGGGGCATGCAAGTTCAAGGACAAATGGTGCCATACCACCAGAGACAACAGGGCTACCCACAGCAGAACCAGCAACAGTTGACATATCAGTCACCTCCTCAGCAGCAAGATAACAACATGGTAGAGATCAGGGGGATGCTCCAGCAACTCATTGGGACAAATGGTAAGATGCAAGAAAAGTTGGCAGTACATGATTTAGCTATAAAGAACATTGAAACTCAGTTGGGGCAGTTGTCTATGGCTTTAAACAACCGCCCCCAGGGAACATTGCCAGCGGACACAAATATTAACCCCAAGGAGCCAAACATGAATCAGCTGATGGCAGTAAGTCTCCagaatgggagagatttagacaaAGAGCAGGAGGTTGCACAAGCCAGCAAAGAGACTATGCCAGCCACACCAATTCCACTAGAGGTAGATGAACCATCAAATCTGACTGAAGTGGTGGTTGAACAGGGTCAAGATGAAAAGGGTAAGGCTAAG ggtgataccggCACCATTCCCTCAGATACTggtaaaacaaaagaaggaagatcAATACAAGAAATTCATGGAGATGCTGCGTCAAATTCTGTTGAATATTCCTTTGATGGATGCCTTAAGGGAGATGCCAGGTTATGCGAAGATGATGAAAGACCTAATGTCATGGAAGTTTGGTTTTCAGAACCTATCCACAGTGACTCTGACGCAGACCTGCAGCGCAGTAGTGACCAAACTGATGGCTCAAAAGATGTCAAACCCAG AGCTAGACCGACTTCGATGCTACTGCAGCTGGCTGACCGCACGGTAAAAAGGCCTACTAggattcttgatgatgtgttggtgcaagtgGGGAAGTTCGTGTTCCCTGCAGACTTTGTTATTCTGTACTGTCAGGTAGATGAGGAGATACCTATCATTTTAGGTAGGCCATTTTTGGCCACTGGGAGAGCACTGGTTGATTGTGAGACTGGGGAATTAAAATGA